ggggagaatatgaAAGAAAGctagcggggaatataaaaactgactaaaagcttctttagatatgtaaaaaggaaaagattagtgaagacaaacgtAAGTCCTTTAcattcagagacaggtgaatttataatgggaaacaaggaaaaggcagaacagttaaatgagtactttggttctgtcttcactaaggaagacacaaacaacctcccagaaATACGAGGAGACCggggatctagtgggaggaactgaagggaatccacattattcaggaaatggtgttaggtaaactgttgggactgaaggcagataaatccccagggcctgatggtctgcatcccagagtaatcaaggaggtggccctacgaatcatggatgcattggtgatcattttccaatgttctctcgactctggatcagttcctgtggactgaagcGTAGTCAATGTAactgcactttttaagaaaggagggagaaggtAAACGGGGAATAATAGACCAgtaagccttacatcagtagtggggaagatgctgtagtcgattattaaagatgttatagcaacgcatttggacagcagtgacagaattggtcaaagtcagcatggactttcaggggcaatcatgcttgactaatcttttggggtTTTTTAAGGTTGTAAAAGTAGaattgataagggagagccagtggatgtggtgtatctggactttcaaaaaacctttgacaaagGCTCACACAAGAGATTGCTGTGAAaaatggagcacatggtattggggtagggtattgacatggatagagaactgtttggcagacaggaagcaaaaagtaagaattaatgggtccttttcagaatggcaggcagtgactactgggatgccgcaaggctcggtcctgggtccccagttgtttacaatatacattaacgatttaggTGAAGGaagtaaatgtaacatctcttagtttgcggatgacgcaaagctgattggcagtgtgagctgcgaggaggatgctatgaggctgcagggtgacttggataggttggatgagtgggcaaaagcttggcagatgcagtataatgtggataaatgtgaggttatccactttggtcgcaagaaaggaaggcagattattatctgaatggtgtcagattaggataaaaaggagaggtgcaacgagacctgggtatgcttgtacaccagtcactgatagTAAGCTGTTGTacaacagacagtgaagaaatctaatggcatgttggccttcattgcgagaggatttgagtttaggagcaaggaggtcctactgcagatgtacatgccctggtgagaccgcatcgggagtattgtgtgcaattttggtctcctaatttgaggaaggacattattgctattgagggaatgcagcgtaggttcatcaggttaattcccgggatggcgggacggacagataatgaaagaatgggtcaactcggcttgtattcactggaatttaaaaggatgagaggggatcttataaacacATATAAATGTCTTAAAGGATTGACAGGTTAGATACAGGAaatatgttccagatgttgggggaattcagaagcaggagtcacagtttaagaataagcgggaggccatttaggactgagatgaggaaaaacttcttcacccagagagctgtgaatctatggaattcactgccacagaggaggtggaggccaattcactggatgctttcaagagagttagatttatctctttgggccaaaggaatcaagggatatggggaaaaagcaggaatggggtactgattttagatgatcaaccataatcatattgaatggaggtgctggctcgaagggccaaatgacctactcctgcacctatttttctatgtttctatgtttgtaccacctgtttaaccaaagatactacATACTGGGGACGCATGTTGGGGAAAATGGCCAACATAGGGAACTTTAGGAAGTTGGTGAGACAATAAATAGATTCATCATGGTGTTTGGTTTCCATCGCACAAAACTAATCAGGGAGTACTGTAATACAAATGGGAATGTGGGTTTCTAAATAGCAGGGAACATAAAGTTCAAGATAACcctggggaaagacaaagattTAAGGTTGCAGGGACATTGATCAATgataatttatttcaaaaatgtagaaACCACAGGTAACCATAGTGTCttgagaatataaaaatgctgaGGGTGCtatgaatctttgaaacactttgggttctctaGAGTGTTTCCCGGTGCATGCTGTTAAGGCATTAAATGAACTGACTTGTTCATAAAATTCACCCCTGTTCTATGAGATGCTTTATTtgtgtctgttcctatctgagctGGGCTACACTTAACGGCAGATTCAGGGTACAGGAACAACACCAAATTCCCTCCTACCTGCAGTttatgggagagagagatggaatgcatcAGTGAATGTGTCAGtggtcagagagagagatagggagtatgctagtgagagagaaaaattgtcagtgagtgagagagagattgtggcagtgagagagatggagtgtgtttgTGAGAGAAATGGAACGTGCATGGAAGAGACATGTTGTGTCAATTGGTGTTTGATTCTAATTTAAATTGGACATGGGAATTGGAGTGTATCCAGATCAGAAGTTGTCAGAAAAAATAAGTATAACAGTGAATGTTTCACAAATTTTAATAATCCCCAAATGTGTTGTATGTATATTTTACATTGTGACTTTTAAAAATTCTGTCGGTTTCATTCTTTCGCTCATTGCATAATACAAAGGCCTAAAACATCTAACTATTATTCAATTTAGTTAAATTCCTGTATGTAGTTGGACAATATAACTGGAAAAAATGTTCAATTAATGATCCACTTCCAGCAAtgactttcttttttttcctggaatTCATGTAATTCCAGACATGCGCACCATAAGTAGCTGAGAATTTACGCTCCACATCCTTCTTTTTCCAGTGAACAAAGTACTTCTGCCAAGCTGGATATGAGATGGGGTAGAATCGATCAATGATCCATAAAGAGATGCCGTTGCATTCTTTGCCAATGAAGGCACCTATGTTATCCATCTGACACCATCTCTTCAGCACACGGGTAATCAATTGAGGACCTTGTTGGCCCCAAATATATCCAATGTATTTGGCCACATAATCTATCATGCAATTCCAAAGAAAAGGATGGTGCCTGGGATTGAAACCAATTGCACCCATACTGATAGAACCTGCGTGCTGTGGACACGTAAAGTTGCCAAATGGCATAGACTTCATTGATATAATGTCAGTGTCCAGGTAGATGCCCCCGTACTTCCACAACAGTGCTAATTTACAGGCATCACCAAACACATGGAGCCAATACTTCTCCTTTTTGGGGTTTACCTGTGATGTAATGAAGAAAGAAACATTATCTTAATTGCAATTCCTTCTAAACCTTCAGACCTATCCCTCAATCCATGTTAAGCTGTCATGTCCACTCCTCAATAAACAACTCTATCCTCTCCTCATCTTTGTTCATGCCAGATAGAGAGTCATACGACTATATGTGTAAATACTTTGGCAAATCACATCCACCTGATCACTGCACTCATCGGTTCTACCCCCATTTATCTACAATAGATCCGTGGTGATTCACATGCTTACCGAGATCCTTCTTAAATAGtttgagagtacctgcctccaacCTGCTGTCCAGGCTcattaccttatctatgcctcttatgatGTGATCAACCTCAATGAAGTCACTTCTCAGCCTCCTGTACTCAAGTGAATAAATatacagcctatccagcctctccttataactcaaaaccTCCAGAACTGATAACTTCCTCAAAAATCGTCTTTGCTCCCTTTGCAGTTTGTTATTTTGACTGAAGTAATCCAATCCAGACCATATAGTGGTCATTAATATCTATTTTAAACATCGAATATTGCAGCagcaaatttttaaaaatctatcaatTCATGCTTTATAGATGTCCAACCATTAAACATTCACTGACTTATTTGgcagaaaatcccaaagattcaccacatcaccctctgactgagaAAAGTTCCTCCTCAATTTTATTCTGAATGGCCAGTCCTATTTGGAGATAGTCATCCCCTTAATATAGACACATTGTGAAGGGAAACATCATCTCAGTGTTTACCCTGGGAAGCACCTCACGAATATTAGACATTTGAGGGAGATAACTTGTGGGTTTTCTAATCTCAGGTGAGTACTGGCCCAAGGTGCTCAATCACTGTTATACAGCAAACATGCCTTGCAAGGAATCAACCTGGTGCAACTTTACTGCACTCCGTTTAGTGCATTCATTCTTCCTCATTCAGGGATACCTGACTTGGACACAAATTTAAGATAGACTGAGTCAACGTACTCCCAGGATGAAAATAGTCAATGCACACTCCTCTgatcatgtacatgtccaaatgtattttaagtgcTGTCGCAGTAGTGCCTCAAGCACTTcctccagctcattccatagacaGACAATTCAATGT
The sequence above is a segment of the Rhinoraja longicauda isolate Sanriku21f unplaced genomic scaffold, sRhiLon1.1 Scf000168, whole genome shotgun sequence genome. Coding sequences within it:
- the LOC144590340 gene encoding alpha-1,4-N-acetylglucosaminyltransferase-like, with amino-acid sequence MKSKLQVYFHIITFGVCVLLYEIWQMKTQCKVRNDMLRMSQVDDEATTEDLPPLLNPGIMFVETSDNVELKPLVACSVESTARQNPDKPIYFFMKGFSGNLSQYPEPKYRLIPLLSSVKNVVLLPLNAAELFEDTPLKSWYQKVNPKKEKYWLHVFGDACKLALLWKYGGIYLDTDIISMKSMPFGNFTCPQHAGSISMGAIGFNPRHHPFLWNCMIDYVAKYIGYIWGQQGPQLITRVLKRWCQMDNIGAFIGKECNGISLWIIDRFYPISYPAWQKYFVHWKKKDVERKFSATYGAHVWNYMNSRKKKKVIAGSGSLIEHFFQLYCPTTYRNLTKLNNS